The following is a genomic window from Amycolatopsis cihanbeyliensis.
TCCCGCCCGGCGAGCGAACCGACGTTCCAGAACCGGAACTCGTTGAACGCCCGCGGGTTGAGCAGCAGCACCGCGGTGTTGAAGGCGTACAGCACGGCGGTCACCGCGGCGCCGGCCAGCACCAGCCGCTCCGGGGTGGCCATCGCCCTGCCCGCCGAGCCGATCGCGTAGACCACCACCGCGGCCAGCGCGGCGCCGGTGAGGGCGAACCACACGTACCCCAGGACCGCGGACACCCCGGCGAAGGCGATCGCGATCACCACGCCGGTGGCGGCGCCGAGGCTGACACCGAGCAGCCCGGGATCGGCGAGCGGGTTGCGGGTCAGCGCCTGCATCAGCGCGCCGGCGAGGCCGAGCGCGGCGCCCACCAGCACCCCGACCACGGTGCGCGGGATGCGGTAGGCGTGGATGATGACCGCGTTCTCCGAGCCGTCGTGCTGCCACAGCAGGTCCCAGGTGGCGCCGAACGGGATGCCCCTTGTGCCGAGCCACACGCTGAGCAGGATCACCACGGCCAGCGCCCCGAGGGCGACCAGCAGGCCGATCCCTCGCAGGGCGCGCACGCCCCGCGAGACCGGGACGGGGTCCGGTGTGCCGCCGGCCGCCCCGGGCGCGGGGGCGGCGCGCTGCACCACCGACACGAAGACCTCCCGCCTGGCCGCACCCGGCCCGCCACTTAAGGTTAGGCTAACTGAATCACCGCATCGCGCGGAATGCCGGGCTACTCCGGCTGGAGGCCGAGGTCGGTGCCGTGGGTGACCAGCGCGCCGTCCTCGGCGCTCACGGTGGCGACCACCTCGATCGCCCCGATCTCCTCCGGTGGCACCCGGTGCGGGTCGTCCCCGAGCACGACCAGGTCGGCCAGCTTGCCCGGCTCGATCGTGCCGAGCTCGCGCTCCCAGTGGCAGGCGTGCGCCGCGCTCGCGGTGTAGGCACGGAGGGCGTCGGACACACCGACGGCCTCGCCGGCGCCGACCGGCAGGCCGGCTCCGGTGGTGCGCTGCACGAGGAACTGGATCGCGCGCAGCGGTGCTCCCCCGGTCACCGGCCGGTCGGAGCTGCCGACAAGGGGCACGCCGTGCTCGAGGAAGCCGCGGCCCCGGTACAGCCAGTCCGCCCGCTCCGGCCCCATGATCGCCGCGTAGTCGTCCCCGAGGTAAGTCAGGAAGTTCGGCTGCACCACGGCGCTCGCCCCGACCCGGGCGAACCGCGGGAGCTGGTCCGGACGTACCAGCCCGGCGTGCTCGACGCGGTGCCGGGCGTGCGGCCGCGGGCGCTCCCGGTGCGCGCGCTCCAGCGCCTCCAGCGCCAGGTCGACCGCCCGGTCACCGATGGCGTGCACGGCCAACTGCCAGCCGGCCCGATGTCCCCGCACGATGGTGTCGGTGAGATCCCCGGGGTCGGCGAACAGCTGGCCGGAGTGCCCCAGCCCGACGTACGGCTCGGTGAGCGCGGCGGTGCGCGGCATCATGCCGCCGTCGGTGAACACCTTGAGCGCGCCGACGGACAGCCGGTCACCGCCGAAGCCGGTGCGCATCCCCACCCCGACGGCGCGGGCGATGTCGTCCTCCGGGTGCGCGCCCGCGGGTCCCAGCACGTCGGCGGCGATCATCGCCTGCACCCGCAACGGCAGCCTGCCCGTGTCCAGTGCGTCCTGGTAAGCGGCCAGCTCGACCGGGCTGTGCCCGATCAGCCCACCACCGATGCCCGCCTCGGCCACCGCCGTGATGCCCTCGGCGCGACAGGCTCGTCCCGCGTGCTCGATGGCGTCCACCAGCTCCGCGGTCGAATAGGGTTGCCGCAGTGCGCGCACGGCGGCCATCCCGGCCTCGGCGAACACCCCGTCCTCGTGCGGCAGGTCCGCGGGCAGCAGGTCGAGCACCGCGCCGTTCACCACGCAGGCGTGGCCGGAGTCGTGCACCATCAGGATCCTGCGGCCCGCGGCCACCGTGTCCAGCTCCGCGGCGGTGACATGCCTGCCGAGCGGCCGCTGGTCGTAGCCGCCGATGTCCACCCACTCCCCCGGTTGCGTACGCAGGGCGGCCGCGCGGATCACCTCGAGCATCCGCGGCACCCCCTCCCGCGGGTTCACCACGGTGCGGCGCGCGGCGAGCCCGGTCCAGGCCAGGTGCACATGCGCGTCGAGGAAACCGGGCAGCACCGTGGCCCCGCCCAGATCCACCTCGTGCCGGGCGGGCAACCCGGACACCGCGCCGTCCAGCCCGACGATCCGGCCTCGCCACACGCCGATCTCGTGGGCCACCCTCAGGTCGTCGTCCATGGTGTGCACGGTGGCGTTCACCAGCCGTACGTCGAGCATGCGTCCTCCCGCCGTGGGTCGGGTTCCCGAGCCGCCGACTTAGAGTAGCCTTACCTACCAATCGGCAGAACTGGGTGGAGGTAGGCAGGGTGCGCTCGCAACCCCCGGAACCGACCGGCCGCGGGGTGCTCCGCGGCGCCGTCGCGGGTCAGCGCGGCCGGATCGCGCTTGCCAGCGTGCTCGCCGCGGGGCACCAGGGCGGCGAGGCGCTGGTGCCGGTGGTGATCGGCCTGATGATCGACCAGGCCGTGGCCACCGGGGCCACCGGCGCGTTGCTGTGGTGGCTGGCCGCACTGGCCGCGCTGTTCGCCGCGCTGTCCTACTGCTACCGGTTCGGCGCGCGGGCCGCGGAGCGAGCGGCCGAGCAGGCCGCACACGGGTTGCGCATCCAGGTGAGCAGGCGGGTGCTCGACCCGCACGGCGGCGTCGAGGCCGGCAGGCTGCCGGGCGCGCTGGTGAACATCGCCACCGGGGACGCCAAGCGGGTGGGCGCGGTGTGCGGGGCGCTCCCGTTCGGGATCGCGGGACTGGCCGGGTTGCTGGTCAGCGCGATCGCGTTGCTGCGAATCTCGGTGCCGCTCGGGTTGCTGGTGCTGCTCGGCACTCCCCCGCTGCTGGCGCTGGCACACCTGGTCGGTCGGCCGCTGGAGCGGCGCAGCGGGGTGGAGCAGGAGCGCGCGGCGCACGCCTCCGGGGTGGCCGCCGACCTGGTGCGCGGGCTGCGGGTGCTCAAGGGCATCGGCGCCGAAGCGGCCGCGGTCGCCCGGTACCGGCGCACCAGCCGCACCTCGCTCGCGGCCACCCTGCGCGCGGCTCGGGCCCAGGCCTGGCACGATGGCGCGCTGCTGGCGTTGACCGGGGTGTTCATCGCGCTGGTCGCGCTGGTCGGCGGGCAGCTGGCGATGCAGGGCGCGATCAGCGTCGGCGGACTGGTCGCCGCGGTCGGGCTGGCGCAGTTCCTGCTCACCCCGTTCCAGATCTTCTCCGTCGTCAACGCCGAGCTGGCGCAGGGCCGGGCCTCCGCGGAACGGGTGGCCTCGGTACTGGCCGCACCGCCCGCCGTCTCCCCCGGCCGGGCCGGGCTGCCCGACCCACTCGCCGGCACCGTGCGGCTGCGCGGGGTCCGGCACGGTGCGTTGCGCGGCCTGGACCTCGAACTCGCGGCCGGCGAGCTGACCGGGGTGGTCACGACCGATCCCGCCGGTGCCACCGACCTGCTGGCCTGCCTCGGGCGGGAGGTCGACCCCGAGCGGGGCTCCGTCGAGCTGGACGGGGTGCCGCTGGCCGAACTGTCCCCGGAGGAGCTGCGGGGTGCGGTGTTGGTCGCCGCGCACGACGCGGACCTGTTCGAGGGCAGCCTGCTGGACAACGTCCTCGCCGGGGCGGGTGCGGCCGGGGCGGAGCGCGCGCTGGTCGCCGCGGCCGCGGACGAGGTGGCCCAGAGCCTTCCGGACGGGAGGGCGACCCGGCTGACCGAGCGAGGCCAGTCGCTGTCCGGGGGCCAGCGGCAGCGGGTGGCACTGGCCCGCGCGCTGGCGGCCGAGGCACCGGTGCTGGCGCTGCACGAGCCGACCACCGCGGTGGACGCGGTGACCGAGGCCAGGATCGCCGCCGCGCTCGCCGAGGTGCGGGCGGGGCGCACCACGCTCCTGGTCACCACCAGCCCGGCCTTGCTCGCCGCGGCGGACCGGGTGGTGCTGCTGGCCGAGGGTGTGGTGACCGCCGAGGGTACGCACGCCGACCTGGTGCGCGAGCTCGCCGACTACCGGGCGGCGGTGCTGGCATGACCGGGCAGCGGGAGCTACTGCCCACCGCGAGCTGGGCACGTACCAGGGCCGTGCTCGGCGAGCTGCTGCGCCCCCGGCGGGGCCTCGCCACGGGGGCTTTCCTGGTGCTGCTGGTCGCTACCGGGGTCGGCCTGCTGACCGCCCCCCTGCTGGGCCACATCGTGGACCTGGTGGTCGGGCAGCGCGGGCCGGACGCGCTCACCTTGCCGGTGGTGCTGCTGGCGCTGGTGGCCCTGACCCGCGGGGTGACCACGGCGCTCGGGCTGGGCCTGGTGGCCCGGCTCGGTGAGGGGATGCTGGCCACGTTGCGCGAACGCTTCGTGCAGCGGGCCCTGTCCCTGCCGCTGGAACAGGTGGAGCGGGCCGGGTCGGGCGACCTCACCGCCCGGGTCACCAACGACGTCACGGTGATCGCCAAGTCGGTCCGGGACGCGCTGCCGGAACTGGGGCGCTCGGCGCTGACCATCGGGCTGACCCTGGTCGGGCTGACCGTACTGGACTGGCGCTTCCTGCTCGCCGCGTTGCTGGCCGCGCCGATCCAGTGGCATACGGTGCGCTGGTACGTGCGCAGGGCGGTGCCGTTGTACGCCGCCCAGCGGGTGGCCGTGGGCGCGCAGCAACAGCAACTGCTGGACACCGTCGGCGGGGCTCGGACGGTGCGCGCCTTCCGGCTGGCCGATGCCCAGGTGGCGCGGGTGACCGAGCGCTCGTGGGGTGCGGTGGACCTGGCCCTGCGCGGGATTCGCCTGGTGACCAGGTTCTTCGCCCGGCTGAACCTGGCCGAGTTCGTCGGGCTGGCCGCGGTGCTGGCCGCCGGTTTCCTGCTGGTGGACGCGGGCGCGGTGAGCGTCGGCACCGCGACCGCGGCCGCACTGTACTTCCACAGCCTGTTCAACCCGATCAACGCGGCACTCGCGCTGGTGGACGACGCACAGGCCGCCGGGGCCAGCCTGGCCCGGCTCGTCGGGGTGTCCGACCTGCCGGCCGAGCAGGAGCCACCGCGGGTGGCGAGCCCCGTGGACGCCTCGGTGAAGGCGGCCGCGGTGCGCCACGAGTACCTGCCAGGGCACGAGGTGCTGCGGCAGGTCGACCTGGACGTGGGCACGGCGGAACGGGTCGCGCTGGTCGGCGCCAGCGGTGCGGGCAAGACCACGCTGGCCAAGCTGATCGCCGGCATCCACGTCCCTACTGGTGGCTCGGTCCGGCTCGGTGGAGTCGGGCTGGCCGAGCTGGGCCCCGCGGGCGTGCGCCGGACCGTGGCGCTGATCAGCCAGGAGGTGCACGTGTTCGCCGGCCCGCTGGCCGAGGATCTGCGGCTCGCCGCGCCGGAGGCGGATGAGCGGCGGCTACGCTCGGCGCTGGAGCGCACCGGCGCGCTCGGCTGGGTGGATTCCCTGCCGGAGGGGCTGGCCACCGTGGTCGGTGACGGCGGGCACCGGCTCACCGTCACCCAGGCCCAGCAGCTCGCGCTGGCCAGGCTGGTGCTGGCCGACCCGCCGATCGCGATCCTGGACGAGGCGACCGCGGAGGCGGGCAGCGCGGGCGCGCGGGCGCTGGAACGCGCCGCCGACCA
Proteins encoded in this region:
- a CDS encoding iron chelate uptake ABC transporter family permease subunit, with the protein product MQRAAPAPGAAGGTPDPVPVSRGVRALRGIGLLVALGALAVVILLSVWLGTRGIPFGATWDLLWQHDGSENAVIIHAYRIPRTVVGVLVGAALGLAGALMQALTRNPLADPGLLGVSLGAATGVVIAIAFAGVSAVLGYVWFALTGAALAAVVVYAIGSAGRAMATPERLVLAGAAVTAVLYAFNTAVLLLNPRAFNEFRFWNVGSLAGRDLDVVWPVLPFVVAGVLLALLLARPLNALAMGDQLGRALGAHIGRTRVLGALAATLLCGAATAAAGPISFVGLAVPHVARIMVGPDQRWVLPYSLVLAPILLVGADVLGRVVAAPGEVQVGIVTALLGAPLFIALCRKRKLASL
- a CDS encoding ABC transporter ATP-binding protein, coding for MRSQPPEPTGRGVLRGAVAGQRGRIALASVLAAGHQGGEALVPVVIGLMIDQAVATGATGALLWWLAALAALFAALSYCYRFGARAAERAAEQAAHGLRIQVSRRVLDPHGGVEAGRLPGALVNIATGDAKRVGAVCGALPFGIAGLAGLLVSAIALLRISVPLGLLVLLGTPPLLALAHLVGRPLERRSGVEQERAAHASGVAADLVRGLRVLKGIGAEAAAVARYRRTSRTSLAATLRAARAQAWHDGALLALTGVFIALVALVGGQLAMQGAISVGGLVAAVGLAQFLLTPFQIFSVVNAELAQGRASAERVASVLAAPPAVSPGRAGLPDPLAGTVRLRGVRHGALRGLDLELAAGELTGVVTTDPAGATDLLACLGREVDPERGSVELDGVPLAELSPEELRGAVLVAAHDADLFEGSLLDNVLAGAGAAGAERALVAAAADEVAQSLPDGRATRLTERGQSLSGGQRQRVALARALAAEAPVLALHEPTTAVDAVTEARIAAALAEVRAGRTTLLVTTSPALLAAADRVVLLAEGVVTAEGTHADLVRELADYRAAVLA
- a CDS encoding ABC transporter ATP-binding protein; the encoded protein is MTGQRELLPTASWARTRAVLGELLRPRRGLATGAFLVLLVATGVGLLTAPLLGHIVDLVVGQRGPDALTLPVVLLALVALTRGVTTALGLGLVARLGEGMLATLRERFVQRALSLPLEQVERAGSGDLTARVTNDVTVIAKSVRDALPELGRSALTIGLTLVGLTVLDWRFLLAALLAAPIQWHTVRWYVRRAVPLYAAQRVAVGAQQQQLLDTVGGARTVRAFRLADAQVARVTERSWGAVDLALRGIRLVTRFFARLNLAEFVGLAAVLAAGFLLVDAGAVSVGTATAAALYFHSLFNPINAALALVDDAQAAGASLARLVGVSDLPAEQEPPRVASPVDASVKAAAVRHEYLPGHEVLRQVDLDVGTAERVALVGASGAGKTTLAKLIAGIHVPTGGSVRLGGVGLAELGPAGVRRTVALISQEVHVFAGPLAEDLRLAAPEADERRLRSALERTGALGWVDSLPEGLATVVGDGGHRLTVTQAQQLALARLVLADPPIAILDEATAEAGSAGARALERAADQALAGRTGLVVAHRLTQAAAADRIVVLDAGRVVETGTHEQLLAAGGRYATLWRAWSDTRT
- a CDS encoding amidohydrolase encodes the protein MLDVRLVNATVHTMDDDLRVAHEIGVWRGRIVGLDGAVSGLPARHEVDLGGATVLPGFLDAHVHLAWTGLAARRTVVNPREGVPRMLEVIRAAALRTQPGEWVDIGGYDQRPLGRHVTAAELDTVAAGRRILMVHDSGHACVVNGAVLDLLPADLPHEDGVFAEAGMAAVRALRQPYSTAELVDAIEHAGRACRAEGITAVAEAGIGGGLIGHSPVELAAYQDALDTGRLPLRVQAMIAADVLGPAGAHPEDDIARAVGVGMRTGFGGDRLSVGALKVFTDGGMMPRTAALTEPYVGLGHSGQLFADPGDLTDTIVRGHRAGWQLAVHAIGDRAVDLALEALERAHRERPRPHARHRVEHAGLVRPDQLPRFARVGASAVVQPNFLTYLGDDYAAIMGPERADWLYRGRGFLEHGVPLVGSSDRPVTGGAPLRAIQFLVQRTTGAGLPVGAGEAVGVSDALRAYTASAAHACHWERELGTIEPGKLADLVVLGDDPHRVPPEEIGAIEVVATVSAEDGALVTHGTDLGLQPE